Part of the Fundulus heteroclitus isolate FHET01 chromosome 20, MU-UCD_Fhet_4.1, whole genome shotgun sequence genome, TGTGAGACAGTTGCTGGAGTTCTTTGTCTAATGCCTCCAGCTGCCTGTAagtaaacaaagtaaaattaaacatgacataaaaaagctaaatatataAAGATGTGGATTATAAAAGGCCAACCTACTTGAGGGTTTCGTGCCGGTCCGGATGCTGCTGGATTACCTTTGCTAAAGCATCATATTCTGCAAGAGAACAATACATTTAAGCATGCAAAATTTTTACAATATTTGGGTAACCCAACACTCATAAACATAAGAAGCAAAACTAAATCCCTATAACAGAACACAGAGCCTTGTGAAACAGTTTGCTtgggtcagatgagaccaaaagaaaatatttttctctccTAAAAAGGAAAAAGCGCGGCAAACGCTTGCAGAGAAAATTGGCTCTGCAAAGTTTTCCCCCATGGGGGCTGATGCAAATGCATCCTGCACttttattatactttttttttttttaaaaccatggaTAAGTTTCCTTCCACACGTCACTTATACCCAACTTCATGTTACCCTACCATGTATGATCCCGGTAAAATACTTGGAGGTTTGTGGATATGACATTAAACAGCTTATTATACATTGCAAGGTACTGTAAATGAAAGAAAGATTAAAGAACTTTACCTTGCCGATTTTTTCGTATTCTCTTCGCCCTCTGTATTTCTTTCTTGCATTCTGCAATCTTGTCATGAGCAGATGTGATGCTTTGttcttcaatgaaaaaaaaaaaaaacattaaataaatcaacaacAAAACTATTTGCCAAATGATCCGGACATTATAGATTGAGGTAGATTGAATCAGTTCCTACCTATGTTTGAGTAAATCTTCTCGTAATTCTCCATCTCCCGAAGGTTCATGTCGTAAACCATCAACGTCTTCCCCATGGAAAACTCGCACTGAGCCAGAGTGCCCAGCATCCTCTGATACTGTG contains:
- the thoc7 gene encoding THO complex subunit 7 homolog — translated: MGAVTDDEVIRKRLLIDGDGAGDDRRINLLLKSFTKWCHSPGIPEEGFTQYQRMLGTLAQCEFSMGKTLMVYDMNLREMENYEKIYSNIEQSITSAHDKIAECKKEIQRAKRIRKNRQEYDALAKVIQQHPDRHETLKQLEALDKELQQLSHIKENVDAKLELRKKQFHVLLTTIQELQQTLENDEKSDNDDHSQGSPAENGE